Proteins encoded together in one Caldicellulosiruptor saccharolyticus DSM 8903 window:
- the pabB gene encoding aminodeoxychorismate synthase component I: MSIPIISNVAEPFCVFFNLKEDFSILLESNLYNKSYGRYSFLFLRPKEVFICHDHDDSFEYLEKLSKEVSKRRKDSDFIFNGGFAGYFSYNFGVDLYKVERKRDFSCVYKAFFGYYEDFIVFDHLCKEIYINLSSKKDLEKVKEIIWAQKDCTHYKDFEKPFVLSVLPNFKKEEYKKCIKRIKEYIYEGDVYQVNLSQRFVFKGKFDPDYLYFCLRNRNFGAYHAYIKLPNASIISTSPELFLRKRGSEIITKPIKGTIRRGESADEDKLLKEKLFNDTKCRSELLMIVDLERNDFAKVCRPRSIEVPKLFEVESYSSVFHLVSTIKGEINSGVTLSDIIKATFPGGSITGAPKLNAIKIIEELEKDPRGVYTGSIGYIANNFNMDFNIAIRTLVLEGESSYFNVGGGIVWDSDEEEEYKETLYKGKPFFEILGCREFIENI; this comes from the coding sequence TTGAGCATACCGATAATAAGTAATGTTGCTGAGCCATTTTGTGTATTTTTTAATCTAAAAGAGGATTTTTCTATTCTTCTTGAGAGCAATCTCTATAACAAAAGCTATGGAAGATATTCGTTTTTATTTTTAAGACCAAAAGAGGTTTTTATATGCCATGACCATGATGATAGCTTTGAATATTTAGAAAAGCTTTCAAAAGAAGTTTCAAAGAGAAGAAAAGATTCAGATTTTATTTTCAATGGTGGGTTTGCAGGGTATTTTTCATACAACTTTGGTGTTGACTTATATAAAGTTGAAAGAAAAAGAGACTTTTCTTGTGTGTATAAAGCCTTTTTTGGATATTATGAGGATTTTATAGTCTTTGACCATCTTTGCAAAGAGATTTATATAAACCTTTCTTCGAAAAAAGACTTAGAAAAAGTAAAAGAGATTATCTGGGCACAAAAAGATTGTACACATTATAAGGATTTTGAAAAGCCGTTTGTCTTGTCTGTTTTGCCAAATTTTAAAAAAGAAGAATATAAAAAGTGTATAAAGAGGATTAAAGAATATATTTATGAAGGCGATGTGTATCAGGTTAACCTTTCACAGCGTTTTGTGTTCAAAGGGAAGTTTGACCCTGATTATTTATACTTTTGTTTGCGAAACAGAAACTTTGGTGCATACCATGCATACATAAAACTGCCAAATGCAAGCATAATTTCAACATCTCCTGAGCTTTTTTTGAGAAAAAGAGGCTCTGAGATTATAACAAAGCCTATTAAAGGTACAATCAGGCGAGGTGAAAGTGCAGATGAAGACAAGCTTTTAAAAGAAAAACTTTTTAATGATACAAAATGCCGATCAGAGCTTTTGATGATTGTAGATCTTGAAAGAAACGATTTTGCAAAAGTCTGCAGACCCCGGTCAATTGAGGTGCCAAAACTTTTTGAGGTAGAAAGCTACTCAAGTGTATTTCACTTAGTTTCAACAATAAAAGGTGAAATAAACTCTGGGGTCACGCTTTCTGACATAATTAAAGCTACATTTCCGGGTGGGTCTATCACAGGTGCACCAAAATTAAATGCGATAAAGATAATTGAAGAGCTTGAAAAAGACCCAAGAGGAGTTTACACTGGTTCTATTGGTTATATAGCAAATAATTTCAATATGGATTTTAACATTGCAATAAGAACTCTGGTTTTAGAAGGCGAAAGTAGCTATTTTAATGTCGGTGGCGGAATTGTGTGGGATTCTGATGAGGAAGAGGAGTACAAAGAGACTTTGTACAAGGGAAAACCATTTTTTGAGATATTAGGCTGCAGAGAGTTTATAGAAAATATTTGA
- a CDS encoding aminotransferase class IV, with translation MLFSDNFDSFKFGLLPFETIYYQEGIPHFLYDHFIRLKRAFWILNLPCKIRYEDFEKKVLDFILSSSKRFGAIRVTYYKNTLMIEEKGIRYTNELFTQGLSLIVARSRKDSKNILNYIKTYNMGINFIEEIWAKKKGFDSCLFLNHQGFICEAAFANIFFRKGFTLYTPHLSCGLLPGIMRKKVCLLAEKVSYEVKKEFLSLEAISKMDECFITSSVAGVFPVKRIDKFEFASREFADTISEYEYFKRPWHVK, from the coding sequence TTGCTTTTTTCAGATAATTTTGATAGCTTCAAATTTGGACTTTTGCCCTTTGAAACAATATATTATCAAGAGGGCATCCCTCACTTTTTATATGATCATTTTATAAGACTTAAAAGAGCTTTTTGGATTTTAAATCTGCCTTGCAAAATTAGGTATGAAGACTTTGAAAAAAAGGTGCTTGATTTTATCCTGTCATCTTCCAAAAGATTTGGTGCGATTAGAGTAACATATTACAAAAATACCCTGATGATTGAAGAAAAAGGGATAAGATATACAAATGAATTGTTTACCCAGGGCTTAAGTTTGATAGTTGCAAGGTCAAGAAAAGATTCAAAGAATATTTTGAACTATATCAAAACATATAACATGGGTATAAATTTTATAGAAGAAATTTGGGCAAAAAAGAAGGGATTTGACAGCTGCTTATTTTTAAACCACCAAGGTTTTATCTGCGAAGCTGCGTTTGCAAATATATTCTTCAGAAAAGGTTTTACCCTATATACCCCTCACTTGTCATGCGGGCTTTTGCCCGGAATTATGAGAAAAAAGGTGTGTTTATTAGCAGAGAAGGTAAGTTATGAAGTAAAAAAAGAGTTTTTGAGTTTAGAAGCCATTTCAAAAATGGATGAGTGTTTTATAACAAGTAGTGTTGCAGGAGTTTTTCCTGTAAAAAGGATTGATAAGTTTGAATTTGCAAGCAGAGAATTTGCTGATACCATTTCAGAATATGAATATTTTAAAAGACCTTGGCATGTAAAATAA